One genomic segment of Alkalimarinus alittae includes these proteins:
- the fliS gene encoding flagellar export chaperone FliS: MNALHQYQAVNTQTSVVDVDRHRLIQLLFEGALERINMAKARIQANDFEGKNRLINKSIEIVSGLRSFLNIEEGQGLASNLSDLYVYIEQRLFEANVKNDIGMLEEVAGHLRKVKEGWDGIREEALEQGIV, encoded by the coding sequence ATGAATGCATTACACCAGTACCAAGCAGTAAATACACAGACGAGCGTGGTTGATGTTGATCGACATCGGTTGATCCAGTTATTGTTTGAAGGCGCGTTAGAGCGTATTAATATGGCTAAAGCTCGTATTCAGGCAAATGATTTTGAAGGCAAGAATCGGTTGATCAATAAGTCAATTGAAATTGTTTCTGGCTTGCGTAGTTTTCTTAACATAGAAGAAGGTCAGGGTCTCGCGTCTAATTTATCTGACTTGTATGTGTACATTGAGCAGCGATTATTTGAAGCTAATGTTAAAAATGATATCGGAATGCTTGAAGAAGTTGCGGGTCACTTACGTAAAGTTAAAGAAGGTTGGGATGGTATTCGAGAAGAAGCACTAGAGCAGGGTATCGTTTAA
- a CDS encoding histone deacetylase family protein, giving the protein MKTAYISHHDCTLHNMGPEHPESPLRLMAILDQLQDTRLNQELDFMRAELVKPDHVRRVHPATYVEQLDLIQPKKGRIYADEDTIMMPDTMRAAKLAAGAGIQAVDAVMSGQNKNAFCATRPPGHHAQRNKTMGFCFYNNIAVAAMHAIDFHGLDRVAIIDFDVHQCNGTVDIFQDDPRVLVCSSFQHPYYPNSHYAIDKPNIINLPLEAHTQGITFRHKTEAAWLKQLQNHKPQLILISAGFDAHINDPMADLELDKTDYRWITKLIMDVARVYSNDRIVSILEGGYNLKALAESVEQHLEALAGV; this is encoded by the coding sequence ATGAAAACCGCTTATATAAGTCATCATGACTGCACGTTGCACAATATGGGGCCCGAACACCCAGAAAGCCCTCTTAGGCTGATGGCAATTTTAGATCAATTGCAAGACACCCGCCTAAATCAAGAGCTCGACTTTATGCGCGCAGAACTTGTTAAACCTGATCATGTCAGGCGCGTTCATCCTGCGACTTACGTTGAGCAACTCGATCTTATACAGCCTAAAAAAGGCCGTATATATGCAGATGAAGACACTATCATGATGCCCGACACTATGCGAGCAGCCAAGTTAGCCGCAGGCGCAGGCATACAGGCAGTTGATGCGGTAATGTCTGGGCAAAATAAAAATGCATTCTGTGCCACTCGCCCACCAGGGCATCACGCTCAACGTAATAAAACCATGGGGTTTTGTTTTTACAACAACATCGCTGTTGCGGCAATGCACGCCATTGATTTTCATGGTCTTGACCGAGTCGCGATTATTGATTTTGATGTACACCAATGCAACGGCACCGTCGATATATTTCAAGACGACCCTAGGGTGTTAGTCTGTTCAAGTTTTCAGCATCCTTACTACCCCAATAGTCATTATGCTATCGATAAGCCCAATATCATCAATTTGCCACTAGAAGCCCACACACAAGGAATAACCTTCCGCCATAAAACTGAAGCGGCTTGGCTAAAGCAACTTCAAAATCACAAGCCTCAATTAATTTTAATTTCAGCAGGGTTTGACGCTCACATAAATGACCCCATGGCCGATCTGGAGTTAGATAAAACAGATTACCGGTGGATTACAAAATTAATAATGGATGTAGCGAGGGTCTATAGTAACGACAGAATAGTCTCGATTTTAGAAGGGGGATATAACTTAAAAGCATTAGCCGAAAGTGTTGAGCAGCATTTAGAGGCTTTGGCGGGCGTATAA
- a CDS encoding bifunctional acetate--CoA ligase family protein/GNAT family N-acetyltransferase, whose protein sequence is MSTRHLDALFNPKSIVILGASERSLNLGGIVLRNLLSSEYPGQLLVVNPNEYDNVHGIPCVKKVTKMPFTPDLAIVCTPPESVPRDIKKLGQMGVKTAMILTGGLSRTHSKSGRPLMYSVRDAAKKSGIRILGPNTIGIMAPRNKVNATYLHMGALPGKIAFIGQSGTIASAVVDWAFSRGVGFSHFLTLGDSMDIEPDDLMDYLAQDRHTKAILLHIEMIRSPARFISAVRAASRGKLVIGIKSGRVPESQWEPVPLADGITNGDAVFDALFRRAGMLRVNGADEMFDALETLTRMKPVKKDTLVIMSNGLGPNVLAVDRLANLGGELAELSEQTIDAIAELMPPYWTRKNPIDLNYDASPETYAAVMDILAKDKGVSNVLVMYAPSLTEDSLQIADSVITKAKRARLNIFTCWLGQSTVLDAREAFFEAGIPTFFSPEKAIKAFMHLVNHQRSQRLLRETPSTYIEYAPNRVSAKKIVHNALQSGRNHLSNGEARQLITDYGVPTVETWYCDDVEEVVDVFKKVGGPINITLLHEKSSHPFLEEKTGRGRYKTTIRRLNEEHAIISSCGELFEQYKEHFPNSGFLGYSVHCSHQHIGGLGFSLGITRDPNFGPLVVCGAAGASVNVMTDRRVALPPLNMVLAKDLLSQTYMYQLLKEYSYRPAQDIQAVCETLITLSQIVVDIPEIKGLEILPLLFNKDGVVAVDIAIDLGLPAKLSIQPYPAELAEWITLPLSKRRVQVRPIIAEDEPAHIDFHLKQSPESIRFRFFHYRKSFSHEELAQMVQIDYDREMVFVATVAKDDGSGNETLGTVRVWTDSDNLQCEFAVIVSDELKGERLGFTLMTKMIEYCKSRGTVEMIGSVLPDNKPMLRLAEKLGFESKWDPEEEVMALRLPLNVPKDEWQKEQLK, encoded by the coding sequence GTGAGTACCCGACATCTTGATGCTTTATTTAATCCCAAATCTATTGTTATTTTGGGGGCTTCGGAGCGCTCCCTTAACTTAGGTGGGATCGTATTAAGAAACCTGCTTTCATCTGAGTACCCTGGTCAATTGTTGGTTGTGAATCCTAATGAATACGATAATGTACATGGTATTCCTTGCGTTAAAAAAGTCACGAAAATGCCGTTCACACCAGACTTAGCCATCGTTTGCACACCGCCAGAATCCGTTCCTCGTGATATTAAAAAGTTAGGCCAAATGGGGGTTAAAACGGCGATGATTTTGACTGGCGGCTTGTCGAGAACGCACAGTAAAAGTGGCCGGCCGTTGATGTATTCTGTTCGCGACGCGGCAAAAAAATCAGGTATTCGGATTTTAGGCCCGAATACGATTGGTATTATGGCACCAAGAAACAAGGTGAATGCAACCTATCTCCACATGGGGGCGTTACCAGGCAAAATAGCCTTTATAGGGCAGTCTGGCACCATTGCCAGTGCCGTGGTGGATTGGGCGTTTAGCCGAGGGGTAGGCTTTTCACATTTTTTAACCCTTGGCGATAGCATGGATATTGAGCCAGATGATTTAATGGATTATCTCGCACAAGATCGACACACCAAGGCTATATTGCTGCATATAGAAATGATACGCAGCCCTGCCAGATTTATATCAGCGGTACGAGCGGCATCAAGAGGTAAGCTTGTGATCGGCATTAAGAGTGGTCGAGTGCCTGAGTCTCAGTGGGAGCCTGTACCTCTAGCTGATGGTATTACTAATGGCGATGCTGTATTTGATGCACTCTTTAGGCGTGCTGGGATGTTACGGGTTAACGGTGCCGATGAAATGTTTGATGCACTTGAAACCCTAACAAGAATGAAACCGGTAAAAAAAGACACCTTAGTAATCATGAGTAATGGTCTTGGTCCCAATGTACTGGCAGTAGATAGACTTGCGAATTTGGGTGGTGAGTTAGCAGAGTTATCAGAACAAACCATCGACGCTATTGCAGAATTGATGCCTCCTTATTGGACACGAAAAAACCCAATTGACCTTAATTATGATGCATCCCCTGAAACCTATGCTGCCGTCATGGATATTCTCGCTAAAGATAAGGGCGTATCGAATGTATTGGTCATGTATGCGCCTTCATTAACCGAAGATAGTTTACAAATCGCCGATTCAGTTATTACTAAAGCTAAGCGAGCGCGTCTTAATATATTTACTTGTTGGCTGGGACAGAGCACGGTTTTAGATGCCAGAGAGGCGTTTTTTGAAGCGGGTATCCCAACTTTCTTTTCGCCCGAGAAAGCGATTAAAGCGTTTATGCATTTGGTTAATCACCAGCGTAGTCAACGGCTGCTTAGAGAAACGCCATCTACGTATATTGAGTATGCGCCCAACCGTGTAAGCGCGAAAAAAATTGTACACAACGCATTACAAAGTGGTCGCAATCATCTCTCTAACGGAGAAGCGAGACAGTTGATCACCGACTATGGGGTGCCCACTGTCGAGACTTGGTATTGTGATGATGTAGAAGAGGTTGTTGATGTTTTCAAAAAGGTAGGCGGCCCCATTAACATTACCTTACTACATGAAAAGAGCAGCCATCCGTTTTTAGAAGAAAAGACGGGCAGAGGCCGTTATAAAACAACTATTCGTCGATTGAACGAAGAACACGCCATTATTAGCTCTTGTGGTGAGCTATTTGAGCAATATAAAGAGCACTTTCCTAACAGTGGGTTTTTAGGTTATTCAGTGCACTGTTCTCATCAACATATTGGTGGTCTAGGGTTTAGTCTGGGCATTACGCGAGACCCCAATTTTGGGCCATTAGTTGTGTGTGGTGCTGCGGGTGCGAGTGTCAATGTTATGACTGACAGACGGGTCGCATTGCCGCCTTTAAACATGGTGTTAGCAAAAGACTTGCTCAGTCAAACCTACATGTATCAGCTTTTAAAAGAATACAGCTATCGACCCGCTCAAGATATTCAAGCCGTTTGTGAAACATTAATCACATTATCTCAAATTGTTGTGGATATACCCGAGATTAAAGGGTTAGAAATATTACCGCTATTGTTTAATAAAGACGGTGTAGTCGCGGTGGATATCGCGATAGATTTAGGTTTACCAGCCAAACTTTCAATTCAGCCATACCCTGCAGAGCTCGCTGAGTGGATTACATTACCTTTATCAAAACGACGCGTGCAAGTGCGCCCAATTATTGCTGAAGATGAACCCGCGCATATTGATTTTCACCTAAAACAGTCGCCTGAATCGATACGGTTTCGGTTCTTCCATTACCGAAAATCCTTTAGTCACGAAGAACTCGCCCAGATGGTTCAAATCGACTACGATCGAGAGATGGTGTTTGTCGCAACTGTTGCTAAGGACGATGGCTCAGGCAACGAAACATTAGGTACGGTAAGAGTCTGGACTGACTCTGATAACCTGCAATGTGAATTCGCGGTCATCGTGAGTGATGAACTCAAAGGTGAGCGATTAGGGTTCACACTAATGACCAAAATGATCGAATATTGTAAGTCGAGAGGCACCGTCGAAATGATAGGCTCAGTTTTGCCGGATAACAAACCGATGCTAAGGCTCGCCGAAAAACTGGGTTTTGAATCTAAATGGGACCCAGAAGAAGAAGTGATGGCGCTAAGATTACCGTTAAATGTACCAAAGGATGAATGGCAAAAAGAGCAATTGAAATAG
- the rdgC gene encoding recombination-associated protein RdgC, translating to MWFKNIIAYRFTKPFTLSEEALEQKLEESPFTPCGPTEVNRQGWVSPLGRHGQQLVHVTNGHWMICLKREDRLVPSTVVKEAVAEKVAEIEETQMRKVTKKEKDELKEQITHELLPRAFTRSKHTYAYLSPKDGFLIVNASSAKAADDITSYLRKTIGSLPIRIPAVNQAPAAVMTSWLTKDALMPTGFEAEPECELRDPGEEGGVVRCKGVELDGEEISTHLDAGKQAVKLAMTWEQNISFVMNEDLSIKRLKFGDVMQEQLDDSGAEDAASKFDASFAIMSMEFAKLLPAVLDAFGGEDKSAIIEE from the coding sequence ATGTGGTTTAAAAATATTATTGCTTACCGCTTCACCAAGCCATTTACACTGTCTGAAGAAGCACTCGAACAAAAACTTGAAGAAAGCCCTTTTACCCCTTGCGGCCCTACTGAAGTAAACAGACAAGGTTGGGTTTCGCCTTTAGGTCGCCATGGCCAGCAATTAGTACATGTTACCAATGGCCACTGGATGATCTGTTTAAAGCGTGAAGATCGTTTAGTGCCTTCAACAGTGGTTAAAGAGGCGGTAGCCGAAAAAGTCGCTGAGATTGAAGAAACGCAGATGCGTAAAGTCACCAAAAAAGAAAAAGATGAGCTTAAAGAGCAAATCACACACGAACTTCTTCCAAGAGCCTTTACCCGCTCTAAGCACACCTACGCTTACCTTTCGCCAAAAGATGGTTTTTTAATTGTAAATGCATCTTCTGCAAAAGCTGCTGACGATATTACCAGTTATTTACGTAAGACAATCGGCTCACTGCCTATTCGTATTCCTGCGGTTAATCAAGCCCCTGCGGCGGTTATGACTAGCTGGCTAACAAAAGATGCGCTCATGCCAACAGGTTTTGAAGCCGAACCAGAATGCGAACTACGCGACCCTGGTGAAGAAGGTGGCGTGGTTAGATGTAAGGGCGTAGAGCTCGATGGCGAAGAAATTAGCACTCACCTAGATGCAGGGAAACAAGCTGTCAAACTGGCCATGACATGGGAACAAAACATCTCGTTTGTCATGAATGAAGATTTATCTATCAAACGTCTAAAGTTTGGTGATGTTATGCAAGAGCAGCTAGACGATTCAGGCGCAGAAGATGCCGCCAGTAAATTTGACGCCAGTTTTGCCATCATGTCGATGGAGTTTGCTAAATTACTACCAGCGGTATTAGACGCGTTTGGTGGTGAAGACAAATCTGCGATTATTGAAGAGTAA
- a CDS encoding glutaredoxin family protein codes for MIELILYSTTGCHLCEQAVEVLQVALQGECCMLDEIDIANDDILLEQYGVRIPVLKNPQNGKEIGWPFEPNDVLLLLEP; via the coding sequence TTGATCGAACTTATTCTATACAGCACAACCGGTTGCCACCTCTGCGAACAGGCGGTCGAGGTCTTGCAGGTTGCCTTGCAAGGCGAGTGCTGTATGCTTGATGAAATTGATATTGCCAACGATGACATTTTGTTGGAACAATATGGTGTGAGAATACCTGTATTAAAGAACCCCCAAAACGGAAAAGAAATCGGCTGGCCATTTGAACCAAACGATGTTCTTTTATTGCTTGAACCTTGA
- the yaaA gene encoding peroxide stress protein YaaA: MIIVISPAKTLDFETPPVTDTYSIPRFLDDSCELVEQLKLLEPHDISTLMSISPKLGELNADRFQSWQIPFTPDNAKQAVLAFKGDVYTGLDAETFSESDFEFAQTHLRILSGLYGVLKPLDLIQPYRLEMGTKFNNARGANLYHFWGSTLTDSLNQELEADDNVLVNLASNEYFKSVKVKSLNARMITPVFKDMKNGQYKIISFYAKKARGLMSAYIIKNKITDVEGIKEFDYEGYSFNPEMTKGDDWVFTRNIEGA; this comes from the coding sequence ATGATTATCGTCATATCACCTGCCAAAACACTTGATTTTGAAACTCCACCCGTTACGGACACTTACTCAATCCCAAGGTTCTTAGATGACTCTTGTGAATTGGTTGAGCAGTTGAAGTTACTGGAACCCCACGATATTTCTACCTTAATGAGTATCAGTCCTAAGTTAGGAGAGCTCAATGCAGACCGCTTTCAAAGCTGGCAAATTCCGTTTACACCAGACAATGCTAAACAAGCGGTATTAGCGTTTAAAGGGGATGTGTATACGGGGTTGGACGCAGAAACTTTTTCTGAAAGTGATTTTGAGTTTGCACAGACGCACCTTCGTATTCTTTCAGGGTTATATGGGGTATTAAAACCGCTAGATCTGATTCAACCGTATCGGTTGGAAATGGGAACCAAGTTTAATAATGCGCGCGGTGCAAACCTTTACCATTTTTGGGGTTCCACGTTAACAGACAGCCTGAACCAAGAGCTAGAAGCGGATGACAATGTATTGGTTAACCTGGCCTCAAATGAATATTTTAAATCGGTAAAGGTAAAATCGCTGAATGCTCGAATGATTACACCGGTATTTAAAGATATGAAAAATGGGCAATATAAAATCATTAGTTTCTATGCCAAAAAGGCAAGGGGGTTGATGTCTGCCTATATTATTAAAAACAAAATTACCGATGTAGAAGGTATCAAAGAGTTTGATTACGAAGGTTATAGCTTTAACCCTGAAATGACAAAAGGTGATGACTGGGTGTTTACTCGGAATATTGAGGGAGCCTAA
- a CDS encoding DUF4160 domain-containing protein codes for MPTILRIGPYRFFFYSNEDGEPAHIHIQRERMLAKFWLKPVALASSTRFSPKELRKLQILVS; via the coding sequence ATGCCTACTATTTTAAGAATTGGCCCCTACCGTTTCTTTTTTTATAGCAACGAAGACGGCGAGCCAGCACACATACATATACAGCGTGAGAGAATGCTTGCAAAATTTTGGTTGAAACCTGTTGCACTTGCTAGTTCAACTCGATTTTCTCCCAAAGAACTTCGCAAACTACAAATTCTCGTGTCTTAA
- a CDS encoding DUF2442 domain-containing protein — translation MATLAVELHPLACNVNCTEDILSVELLDGRTITVPISWFPTLLEASQSQRDNWEILGDGEGIYWPDIDEDLSVSGLLKGVH, via the coding sequence ATGGCTACTTTAGCAGTTGAACTCCACCCATTAGCTTGCAATGTAAACTGCACTGAAGATATTTTAAGTGTTGAATTACTAGATGGACGCACTATTACTGTACCTATTTCGTGGTTCCCTACATTACTCGAGGCTTCCCAGTCTCAAAGAGATAACTGGGAAATTCTTGGTGATGGTGAGGGTATTTATTGGCCAGATATTGATGAAGACCTGAGTGTATCCGGTCTATTAAAAGGCGTTCATTAA
- a CDS encoding DUF2788 domain-containing protein, with amino-acid sequence MSIAQFESISLTVLITALVCYMGYIVWDLAKRSEAGKIGTIALFGALGLGVMGFIIKTVLIEVINV; translated from the coding sequence ATGTCTATAGCACAATTTGAGTCCATTTCTTTAACGGTTTTAATAACCGCACTGGTTTGTTATATGGGCTATATTGTTTGGGATCTTGCTAAGCGTTCTGAAGCTGGAAAAATCGGCACAATCGCGTTGTTTGGTGCGTTAGGCTTGGGTGTAATGGGTTTTATTATTAAGACTGTATTGATAGAAGTGATTAACGTATAA
- a CDS encoding BatD family protein produces the protein MVNYTIHETLANATLSLLKRYLSVLVLVICSTLSTPLFAADEDELYASVDRTQIYQNETIELTIIGQLELELNFSNLFNLRNMELPAPDIGSLEKDFAIVDQQQKYNIQSINGDNKATITWVYSLAPKRTGELTVPAIKHNEKTSKPVIIKVLEGKPSVDDGRPPMIFMEAEVDKQEVYVQEQIVYTLRLYYADNLAGGELSSPELNNAIIEQVGDQKKYNRMRYNQRYEVIERKFLIFPQKSGEITIAPQTFNGTIIDTRMRKRRHVRDNTEAVTVNVLPPASEFTGQIWLPAISLNLNEKWDKPLENISVGDSFTRTISIHALGLLGSALPPFNLPENGGFKQYPDQPKTESLEHPAGVESSRTISIAMVAVNAGTITLPEIKIPWWDTINQVERIAIIPSRELTVAASSQGAQTGMDQHDTTYADSSPETIAKEPEASSDGESVSSDTGSDNSVLYIVIILLLIAGWGATTVILLKRKTADNNPQEKGSTTAPESNEETAFNALSESIRQKSPSMMGDLVQWAKLKWPTATINSVADIDRLLDDEAFSVLISRAETDHYASPASKQKGTAEWDNNALIKRLAKIRKKSEGQTKKELPGFYP, from the coding sequence ATGGTAAATTATACTATCCACGAGACATTAGCGAACGCCACTTTATCGCTTCTTAAGCGTTACCTTTCAGTGCTGGTATTGGTTATCTGCTCAACATTATCAACCCCGCTATTCGCAGCGGATGAAGATGAGCTATATGCCAGCGTTGACCGCACGCAAATATATCAAAATGAAACCATCGAGCTAACTATCATCGGCCAGTTAGAGCTTGAGCTGAATTTCAGCAACCTATTCAACCTACGAAATATGGAGCTACCCGCACCCGATATCGGCTCGCTCGAAAAAGACTTTGCTATTGTTGACCAGCAACAGAAATACAATATCCAGTCGATTAATGGCGACAATAAAGCCACCATTACTTGGGTCTACAGTTTAGCGCCCAAGCGAACGGGTGAACTGACCGTTCCCGCTATTAAGCACAATGAAAAAACCTCCAAACCGGTGATCATCAAAGTACTTGAAGGCAAGCCCAGCGTAGATGATGGCAGACCGCCTATGATCTTTATGGAGGCCGAAGTCGATAAACAAGAAGTTTATGTACAAGAACAAATCGTCTACACCTTAAGGCTGTATTATGCCGATAATCTAGCAGGAGGCGAGTTAAGCAGCCCAGAACTGAATAACGCGATTATCGAGCAAGTCGGTGACCAGAAAAAATACAACCGTATGCGCTACAACCAACGCTACGAAGTAATCGAACGAAAGTTTTTAATCTTTCCACAAAAAAGTGGCGAAATCACCATCGCCCCTCAAACATTCAACGGCACCATCATCGATACTCGCATGCGTAAGCGCCGTCATGTGAGAGACAACACCGAAGCAGTCACCGTTAATGTGCTTCCTCCCGCGTCAGAGTTTACAGGCCAGATATGGCTACCCGCCATCAGCCTAAATTTAAACGAAAAATGGGATAAGCCCCTTGAAAACATCTCAGTGGGTGACTCATTCACACGTACTATTTCAATACATGCACTCGGGCTACTAGGCTCAGCATTGCCACCTTTTAATCTGCCTGAAAACGGCGGTTTTAAACAATACCCCGATCAACCCAAAACCGAATCACTAGAACACCCAGCCGGCGTAGAATCGAGCAGAACGATTTCAATCGCAATGGTCGCAGTCAACGCCGGAACAATCACGCTGCCAGAAATAAAAATTCCTTGGTGGGATACCATCAACCAAGTAGAACGCATAGCGATTATCCCATCACGAGAACTAACCGTCGCGGCCAGCAGTCAAGGTGCGCAAACAGGCATGGATCAACATGATACAACCTATGCTGACTCTTCACCTGAAACTATAGCCAAAGAGCCTGAAGCATCATCTGATGGCGAATCAGTATCAAGCGACACAGGTTCAGATAACTCAGTGCTGTATATCGTTATCATCCTACTGCTCATAGCTGGCTGGGGAGCCACCACAGTCATTCTGCTAAAGAGAAAGACAGCAGATAATAACCCACAAGAAAAAGGTTCAACAACAGCCCCCGAGTCAAACGAAGAAACCGCGTTTAACGCCTTATCTGAAAGCATACGCCAGAAATCCCCCTCTATGATGGGCGATCTCGTGCAATGGGCAAAACTAAAATGGCCAACCGCCACCATAAACAGCGTTGCCGACATTGATCGATTATTAGATGATGAAGCGTTCTCTGTGTTGATTTCAAGAGCAGAAACCGACCACTACGCCTCCCCTGCCTCTAAGCAAAAAGGGACAGCCGAATGGGATAATAATGCGTTAATAAAGCGCTTGGCTAAGATAAGAAAGAAGAGTGAAGGTCAGACAAAGAAAGAATTACCGGGGTTTTACCCATAG
- a CDS encoding VWA domain-containing protein produces the protein MSFFELASQFHFLRPLWLLALIIVPIVLWLSTKAQTYNDSDWNKAIPPELLQHLMVGEQTSSSKSTQHWKWFAIIIAIMILALAGPTWIQKPQPLHQQSDNLAVVLDLSLSMLASDQKPDRLTRAKHKLRDLLEQRKEGNTALIVYSGDSYVVTPLTDDTNTLKSMLPPLDPFIMPAMGSRPDLAIKQAINVLKNGGGTGGKILLITDGIEENNLQQIESLLKETHFPLSVLAVGTEEGGPINIPERGYLKDNGSVIIPKTDFNRLNQLAANHSGIMARISFSDSDIEALKAITDADSDSINTNDKNDDTLDENSLYDQWHDAGYLFALLLIPIVLLGHRKGAFSLVLLLSFTLQPNDVMAFEWKDLWKTPDQQAMEIVHEDPAKAAELFQDPQWKGIAQYKAKQFEQAQQSFETESSTTSLYNQATALARQQKFEEAVAAYDEVLKQDPNFDDAASNKALIEKFLEEQEPKDQQSSEQSEQSEQGDSDSKDQQENQDQQQNQGQDQQGENSEQQDSQDSGSEGEPQDQQQSQSEGSENQPSDQGQQGQDPADKQSEAQQAQEKSEQEAEEQKQAQQTDKSEPSEQQSAEEQQAQGAEQDELTDEETQAFEQWMRRVPDDPGGLLRRKFSQQYQQKRGQQSQPEGQPIW, from the coding sequence ATGTCTTTTTTCGAACTCGCATCCCAGTTCCACTTTTTACGTCCGCTTTGGTTGCTCGCACTTATCATAGTGCCGATTGTGCTATGGCTATCCACAAAAGCTCAAACCTACAACGATTCTGACTGGAATAAAGCCATTCCGCCTGAGCTACTTCAACATTTAATGGTCGGCGAACAAACTTCATCCAGTAAAAGCACACAACACTGGAAATGGTTTGCAATCATCATCGCCATTATGATTCTAGCGCTTGCAGGTCCAACCTGGATTCAGAAACCTCAACCTTTACACCAACAAAGTGATAATCTCGCAGTGGTCTTAGATCTATCACTATCCATGCTGGCGTCCGACCAAAAACCAGACAGACTAACACGTGCCAAACACAAACTTCGCGATTTGCTGGAGCAACGAAAAGAAGGCAATACGGCGTTAATCGTTTACTCCGGTGATAGCTATGTTGTGACCCCGTTAACCGACGACACCAACACGCTTAAATCAATGCTGCCGCCACTAGACCCCTTTATTATGCCTGCTATGGGAAGCCGACCTGATCTAGCCATAAAACAAGCCATAAACGTCCTTAAAAACGGGGGCGGTACCGGTGGAAAGATACTCCTCATTACAGATGGCATCGAAGAAAACAACCTGCAACAAATTGAGAGCCTATTGAAAGAAACGCACTTCCCTCTTTCGGTTCTCGCAGTCGGAACCGAAGAAGGCGGACCGATTAACATCCCTGAACGTGGCTACTTAAAAGACAATGGAAGCGTCATCATCCCTAAAACTGACTTTAATCGACTCAATCAACTCGCCGCTAACCATTCAGGCATTATGGCACGAATCAGCTTTAGTGATAGTGATATCGAAGCATTAAAAGCCATCACCGATGCGGATTCAGATTCAATCAATACAAACGACAAAAATGACGATACACTCGATGAGAACAGTCTCTACGATCAATGGCATGATGCAGGCTACTTGTTTGCACTATTGCTTATTCCTATCGTTTTACTAGGGCACAGAAAAGGGGCTTTTTCATTAGTGCTACTACTGTCTTTCACGCTTCAACCCAACGATGTCATGGCGTTTGAGTGGAAAGACTTATGGAAGACACCTGACCAACAAGCCATGGAGATAGTTCACGAAGACCCGGCAAAAGCAGCCGAGCTATTTCAAGACCCTCAATGGAAAGGTATAGCCCAATATAAAGCTAAGCAATTTGAACAGGCCCAGCAGTCGTTTGAGACAGAATCGTCCACAACATCACTTTACAATCAGGCTACCGCTTTAGCTCGGCAGCAAAAATTTGAAGAGGCCGTCGCCGCTTATGATGAGGTTTTAAAACAAGACCCTAATTTTGACGATGCAGCCTCCAATAAAGCACTTATCGAAAAATTTCTTGAAGAGCAAGAACCAAAAGATCAGCAGTCATCAGAGCAATCAGAGCAATCAGAGCAAGGCGATTCTGACTCTAAAGACCAGCAGGAAAACCAAGATCAGCAGCAGAATCAAGGTCAGGATCAACAAGGCGAAAATAGCGAGCAACAAGACTCTCAAGATAGCGGTTCAGAAGGTGAGCCGCAGGATCAACAACAGAGTCAATCAGAGGGATCTGAAAACCAACCTTCAGACCAAGGTCAGCAAGGGCAAGACCCCGCTGATAAGCAATCTGAAGCGCAACAAGCTCAAGAAAAGTCAGAACAAGAAGCCGAAGAACAAAAACAAGCTCAACAAACCGATAAATCTGAACCATCTGAACAACAGTCAGCCGAAGAGCAGCAGGCTCAAGGCGCAGAACAAGATGAGTTAACCGATGAAGAGACTCAGGCGTTTGAGCAGTGGATGAGGCGCGTACCCGACGACCCCGGCGGGTTACTCAGACGTAAATTTTCTCAACAATACCAACAAAAACGAGGCCAGCAGAGTCAGCCAGAGGGACAGCCAATATGGTAA